The DNA region GGTTCGCGCTTCAACGCCGATGTATCTTTTGGCGAGAGTCATCAAATCGATGGGAATCAAAATGGTACTTTCAGGCGAAGGCAGTGACGAACTTTTTGGTGGCTACCTCTATTACCATAAAGCTCCGAACGCGAAAGAATTCCATGAGGAAACCGTGAGAAAACTTGGTAAGCTGCATCTTTACGATTGTTTAAGGGCCAACAAAGCATTGATGAGTTGGGGTGTTGAAGGACGCGTTCCCTTCCTCGACAAAGAGTTTATCGACGTTGCGATGACCATCAATCCAAAAGACAAAATGGTGGACAAACCCACGGAAAAAATGGAGAAATGGGTATTGAGAAAAGCATTCGAAGATCTGCTTCCTGACTCCATCGTTTGGCGCCAAAAAGAGCAGTTCAGCGACGGTGTCGGCTATTCATGGATCGACTCCCTAAAAGCAAAAGCCGAAGAAGAAGTTTCCGACGAAATGATGGCGAACGCAAGATTCCGTTTCCCGCTGAACACCCCGCAAAACAAAGAAGAATACCGCTACAGAACCATTTTCGAGGAACTCTTCCCAAGCGAAACCGCCGCAGCGACGGTTCCATCAGTTCCATCGGTTGCCTGTTCCACTCCTATCGCCTTAGAATGGGACGAAGCATTCAAAAAAATGAACGATCCAAGCGGAAGAGCTGTGGTTTCTGTTCATGAGGATTCGTACTAAAAGTCCGAGGTCCGATGACGGAAAATGGTGAGTTGGTGAATTGGAGTGTGGGTGAGTCAATAAATGAGTAATGGGTGATCGATAAGTCGTGAATGGCAGTTCGCTGCGCTGTGAATTTCTTCGAGTGAATTTCTATGTGCAATCTGAAAATTTTGGAACTAAAACTAAAACAATATAGGTTTCATAGGGTTTCAAGCGCACATCGTCGTGAAAAACTTTCATATCGGATAAATGACTGTCCATAATTTATTGTTTATAATTGACGCTAATGTCAAAGTGCATAACGACAAAACATGACGGTTTTCTGTAAGTTTTTTTTGAAAACTTTTTTGCATTAAGACTTTTTTAAAAACTTGTAATTTCCAATAAGTTTCCTATTACGTAGGGATGTAAATATTGCCTGTGATTCTACGTGGAAAGTTGACTAAAACGAATTATGAAGTGCACACTTAATTAGCGGATTTATCCACAATCTTTGCTTAACTAAATCTGGATGGTGAAAAATAATCTTTGAGTTTGAATTTTTATGAAGAAATCATTTGTGCATTAGTGGCAAAAATGCAGCGCTCGCTTAATCAGCAAATTTATTTGCAATCTTCGCTTAACTCAATGTGAAGCGTGAAAGTGAATCTTTGCGGTTAAAGAATTCCAAATTCACATGCCTATTCTTATTAAGCTTATTTCCAGAATTTTAAATAAAAAAAAACCACCACAAAGACATAGATTAAAATTATCGGCAAAGCGTAAAACCATTTCTTCTGAAGTTTTTCATTGTCTTCAGATTTCGTTTTAAGGTCTTCAATGATTTCTTTCGGGATTAATGAAATGGTAATTTTAATTAAAACAGGAACCAATATCAAGTCATCTAATAGTCCTAAAACTGGGATGAAGTCAGGGATCAGATCAATCGGGCTTAGTAAATATCCTACCGTAACTGCTGCAAAAATCTTGGCTAAAAGTGGCGTCCTTTTATCAAACAAAGCGAGATAAACGGGAATGGCGTTGCTTTTCAGCTCCCTTGCTTTTTCTTTGAGTTTCTGTAGAAGTGCCATTTCAATGGTGCACCAAAATTGCTACCAAATCCTGTAAAACCCGCTGTGAAACGAAATTCGCAAAATCATTGCGCTCGAAATGCGGCAGGTAAAGTCGGTTGGTTTTTTCAAAATCTTTCACTCGAATCGAATAATAAACCGTTCCAATTTCGTTATTAAATTCATCAGAATTCGGACCCGAAACTCCCGTCGTGGAAAGCGAAATATCGGTTTTGAATAATCCTTGGCAACCCAAACTCATTTCCTGCGCAACTTCTTCGGAGACAACTGTTTTGTCCGCAATCGTTTGTTCGGAAACGCCTAGAATTTCTACTTTTTTGTGATAGTCATAGGGAATAATTCCACCCAGAAAATATGTTGAACTTCCCGAAACCGAAGTAATCAACCGCGCCAATTCTCCGCCGGTACAGCTTTCCGCGGTAGAGAGAGTGAGTTTTTTTTCAGTCAAAATTTCTTTCAGAATCTCCTGAATATCGTTACCGTCCCAGGAAATCACTTTTTCCGAAATATAGGGTTTGAGTTTTTCGATCCGCAAATCCATTTCTTTTTCAAGTTCCTTTTCATCAGTTCCGCTTCCTGTGATTCGCAGTTTGATGCGGTTCCCAATCGGAAGATAAGAAAGCGAAATATTTTCAGGGAGCGCAAGTTCCCAATCTTCGATGGTTTGCGACAATAAGCTTTCGGGAACATCGACCACCGAAACAATCCTCGTTAGAATATGGTTGAGCGAAAATTTCCTGGCGAGAAAGGGAATTATTCTGTCTTTGATTAAAGGTTTCACTTCGTAAGGAACTCCTGGAAGACAAAAAGCAATCTTCCCGTTTTCTTCGATCATCATGCAGGGAGCGGTTCCGTTTTCGTTTTGGATAACTTTCGCTTTCGACAAAACCACCGCCTGATTATTATTGATTTCCAAAAGATGTTCGCGCTTTCTTTTGATGAGCAGTTTTTTCAAATGCTCGAAAGTTTCTTCATCCAAAACCAGTTCGTCATTGAAAAATTGAGCGTACGCAGCTTTGGTTTTGTCGTCTTTCGTAGGTCCAATTCCACCTGTAGTAATCACCAAATCCGCCATTTCAAAAGCAGATTTCAAAGCAGCGACAATCGTATCGACCTCATCAGAAACCGTAAAAATCTGCAACACCGGAATTCCGATTTTCTTCAGTTCCGATGCAATAAAATTAGAATTGGTATCGATGGTATTTCCCGACAAAATTTCGTCACCGATCGTGATGAGTGCTGCCTTCATAAAAAACTTTCCACAAATTTCGGCTTTATTTGAAAACTGTGATTCAATAATCAAAAAAAATTGCCACTAATGCACGAATTTTAATCCATAAATAGGAAAATTAATACTGCAATTTTTTTTTGACCACAAGTCACAAAGGAATAAGTTGAATAATGCAGCTATTCAAAAGAACAAAAAACGTATATTTCAACATAGCTTCTATGGCTAAAATTGTACTGAAAAAAATTCGTGCATTAGTGGCAAAAATTTATTGAGCGTGTTCCACCCAAATCAGGTTTTCCGTTTTGTAGCCGAGTTTTTTGGCTTTTTCTAAAAACCGTTGTTTAAAACTTTCAGGAATGGTTTTCTCACGCGAAAGAATCCACAGATAATCCAGATTATTTCCAGCAACCAAGGCATATTGGTAATTTTCCTCGATATCAATCACGTTGTAACCTGCCCAAATCGGTTTGAAAAAAGAAACCTTCAAACGTGCTTCTGTAGGTTCATTGACGAATTTTGCCTCACCAATGCTTTCTTTCCATTTGTTTTTCACGTAATCGAAACCTTTGTTATCGACTTTGATATTTCCGTTTTCTTTCAAAGAATAAGTGGCGGTGACGTTGTTCATATTTCTTTCGAAACGGTAATCAAAACGCGCAATTTCATACCATTTCCCAAGATATTTTTTAGAATCGAAATTCTGAACAGCTTTTGCACCGTCAGGAATTCCCACCGAACATGAATTAAAAATGAGCAGACCTAAAATTCCCAAAGAAACGGGAACCGCAATTTTTGTAAAATTTTTCATAGAATATTTTTCACCTAAACTTCAAAAACAGTGCCTTTTGTAAATGCGATATATTTAAAATTGTCTTTAAGTGTCTTGGTGTCCAAACCTGTAAATTTGCTGAACGCAGGTAAAATAATCTGATTTTCAGAAATTGCAAAACACGACAACTTCACCGCCTGTTTCGCTTTTCCGTAAAAGACAATTCCGGGATGAATATGACCTGAAATCGTGAATTTTTCATTGCCATTTTCAGGTTCGTGAATAAAAGTAAACGGCGGAATTTCGATAGAATTTTCAACACAATCAATGCAGTTTTCATGATAAAATTTTTCAGAAATTCGGTCGTGATTTCCTTTCACCAAAATAATTTTCAAGTGTGAAAAACGGTTTCGCCATTCGCAGAAAATTTCCAGATCGCTGTTTTCTCCGGCGTGAAATAAATCGCCGACAATCATAATTTTTTCAGCTTCAAACTGAAGGATTAGCTTTTCGAGCACTATCAAATCATCCAACAAAATTTCCGACGAAACCGCAATTCCATATTTACGGAAATGCGCCGATTTTCCAACATGCAAATCACTGATAATCAACATTTTTTCACGTTCCCAAAAGATGGCTTTTTGGTTGGTGAAAATCAAGGTTTCATTCTGGATAATTTTTGAAAGGGTTTGAATCATTCTTAAATGGAAATTTCTATTGTAATGCTGAAATTTCTTGACAGGGATTAAATATTATTTGTTTTAAAATTTAAAATTATTTACACTAAAAAATGTGATTAACGATTAATCTTGAAATGTGACAAATCTTAACATGCGATGAATCTTGACACGCGATAAATCGCGTCTCTACGACCGGCGTTTCATCGATTCCTTCTGCATTCGCAAAATTTTCGCATCCAAATCTTCACTTGACAAACTTTGGCGCAAACTGTCCACTTTTATGGGAAAACTTAACGGCGTAAAAGCGTTCGCAAATTTCAGAATAATTTTGGAATTCTCGATTCTTTTGAATGCTTCCATCAAACGGTGTTCGTCGATTTGTTGGTTGAAAACTTCGGTATAGGCTTGCTTCAGCAATAAATTTTCGGGATTGTAATCTTCCAGCACATTGAAAATTAAACCCGAACTTGCCTGCAAACTTTTATTGTTTTTCTGAATTCCGGGATAATTCTGAACCACCATTCCCGAAATCACGGCGATATCGCGGAATTTTCTTCTTGCCATTTCCGTCGCGTTTACGCTGCTCAAGACATCCTGAATTAAATTTTCTTTGGATAAAATTTTCTTTAAATTCTCTTCATTAATTGGGATTTCCTGCGAACTCAACAGTTCAAAACCGTAATCGTTCATCGCCATAGAAAACGAAATCGGAGTGATCTTCGAAATCCTGAAAGCAATCAAAGCCGACATCACTTCATGAATCAGTCTGCCTTCAAACGGATAGATGAAAAGATGGTGTCCATCGCGGGTTTCAATCATTTCAACCAAAAATTCATCATCTTTCGGAATGTGCGAATTTTCTTCCTGATCTGCCAAAAGCGGATGCAGAAATTTCAGTTCTTTTTCTGAAGATTTCGCCTGTAAAGAATCCGAAAGTTTCATCCTTAAAAACTGACTCAAATAAGAAGTCAACGGCAATCTTCCACCTAAATAACTCGGAATCTGCGCCTTACCTTTTGAATTTCTTACATAAACCGTCATTTCCTTGATGTGCGAAATCTCCAAAACGCGACCTGCCAAAATAAATCTATCGTCGGGTTTTAGTCGTGAAATAAAATATTCCTCAATCATCCCGATATAACCACCGCCGACAAATTTTACCTTAAGCATTGAATCACTGACAATTACACCAATATTCATTCGGTGAAGCATCGCAATTCTGCGGTTGATAACTTTATAGATTCCGTCTTCGATGACCACTTTATGGTATTCCTGATAATTTTTCAAAGCACCGCCACCAACGGTGATGAATTGGAGCAAACTTGCCCATTCTTCCTCAGAAATTTCCCGAAACGCAAAAGTATTTTTGATTTGATTAAAAAGCTTTTTTTCCTCAAAACCGTCTCCAACCGCCAAAGTCATCAGAAACTGAACAAGCACATCAAACGTCATCACCTGCGGAATTCGGGGCTCGATTACTTTCTGTTTGATGGCTTCCTTCAACGCCGAAACCTCGATTAATTCAAGAGAATGGGTAGGAACAAAATAAATTTTTGAAGTTTCAAAAGGTGAATGACCGCTTCTTCCGGCACGTTGCAAAAATCGCGCAACACCTTTACTCGAACCGATTTGAATTACGGTATCAACAGGTTTAAAATCCACACCCAAATCCAAAGAGGAGGTAGAAATCGCGGCTTTTAAATAGCCGGAACTCAAATTTTCCTCGATCCAAATCCTGAGTTCGCGGTCGATAGAACTGTGATGAATCGCGATTTGTCCGGCAAAGTCGGGATGTTCTTTCAACAGCATTTGGTACCACATTTCCGCCTGACTTCGCGTATTGGTAAAAACCAAAGTCGTCTTGCTTTCCAAAATAATCGGTACGACTTTATCGACGAGTTTCGCGCCTAAATGTCCTGCCCACGGAAGAATTTCAACTTCGTCGGGAAAAACCGGCAGAATGTCGATTTTCTTTTTTTCTTTCGCGACTACTTTTGTTTTTCTGATTTTATACGGAATTAAAACTTCCATCGCCTCATCGAGATTGCCGATGGTTGCAGTGATTCCCCAAATTTTCACATTTTTCTGATATGCCAAAATCTGCGACAAAGCGAGTTCCACCAAAACGCCGCGTTTCGAGCCGAGAAGTTCGTGCCACTCATCAACTGCGACACATTTTAGATTTTTAAAAAACCTCTGATTATTTTTTTGAGCCAAAAGCAGCTGCAAACTTTCGGGAGTGATGATGAGAATTTCGGGCATTTTCTTGGTCTGCGAAACCCGTTCAGATTGTGGCGTGTCTCCGTTTCTTACGGCAACTTTCCAGTCGAGACCAATTTCGTCGATCGCTTCTGTCATTGCCTTTGCAATATCTTTTGCCAAAGCTCGAAGCGGCGTGATCCACAATAATTTTAAGCCGTCCTTATAATTTTCGGGATGGTTCAGAAAGTCAATAATCACTGCCAAAAACACAGAAAAAGTTTTCCCAAAACCAGTTGGAGCAATGACCATTCCGCTGTAATTTTTTCCAAATTTTTCCCAGGTTTCCTGCTGAAAACCGAAAGGCGCAAAACCTTTTTCATCCAGCCAATTTTGGATGATTTTGAAACCTTCGGTATTTTGGAAATTTTCGGGCATATTCTTGCTTTTGAATTTTTTTACTTATGCATTTTAGTCGATGTTTGTCTTTAATAATCGATAGCGCCTTCGTTTTGCTTTTGGCTGGAGCATAATAATAAAACAATTAAACTTGGTTTGGCTTTGCGAGTAATATTTCTCGCAAAGATCGCGAAGAGATATTTTAACAAAAAACCGCATATTTTAAGATAAACAATGGCACTTCGTTTAACAATGCTACACAAAGTCTCTTATAAAACCTTCTAATTCAACCTAAATAAATATTAAGCTAAATGTACTGGCTGATTGTGATGAACTAAGAAAATTCTCATTTGAAAATAATCTTAGCGAATCAGTTTTTTCACTTCATCAATATCGTCTATTTCATCCACCGTTTTATCTCGTCGCCAACGAACGATTCTCGGGAAACGCAATGCTACTCCACTTTTGTGGCGGTTGCTGAAACCAATTCCTTCAAAGGCAATTTCAAAAACCAGTTCGGGTTTCACCGTTCGAACCGGCCCGAATTTTTCCAGAGAATTTTTCGTCACAAACTTGCTGACTTCCATAATTTCCTTGTCGGTAAGTCCAGAATATGCTTTTGCGATCGTTACCAATTGATCTTCTTTTTTCACGGCGAAAGTGTAGTCGGTGTAATAACCGCTCCTTCTTCCGCTGCCTTTTTGGGCGTAAATCAAAACGGC from Chryseobacterium suipulveris includes:
- a CDS encoding CinA family nicotinamide mononucleotide deamidase-related protein; amino-acid sequence: MKAALITIGDEILSGNTIDTNSNFIASELKKIGIPVLQIFTVSDEVDTIVAALKSAFEMADLVITTGGIGPTKDDKTKAAYAQFFNDELVLDEETFEHLKKLLIKRKREHLLEINNNQAVVLSKAKVIQNENGTAPCMMIEENGKIAFCLPGVPYEVKPLIKDRIIPFLARKFSLNHILTRIVSVVDVPESLLSQTIEDWELALPENISLSYLPIGNRIKLRITGSGTDEKELEKEMDLRIEKLKPYISEKVISWDGNDIQEILKEILTEKKLTLSTAESCTGGELARLITSVSGSSTYFLGGIIPYDYHKKVEILGVSEQTIADKTVVSEEVAQEMSLGCQGLFKTDISLSTTGVSGPNSDEFNNEIGTVYYSIRVKDFEKTNRLYLPHFERNDFANFVSQRVLQDLVAILVHH
- a CDS encoding lipocalin family protein, with the protein product MKNFTKIAVPVSLGILGLLIFNSCSVGIPDGAKAVQNFDSKKYLGKWYEIARFDYRFERNMNNVTATYSLKENGNIKVDNKGFDYVKNKWKESIGEAKFVNEPTEARLKVSFFKPIWAGYNVIDIEENYQYALVAGNNLDYLWILSREKTIPESFKQRFLEKAKKLGYKTENLIWVEHAQ
- the pdeM gene encoding ligase-associated DNA damage response endonuclease PdeM, which encodes MIQTLSKIIQNETLIFTNQKAIFWEREKMLIISDLHVGKSAHFRKYGIAVSSEILLDDLIVLEKLILQFEAEKIMIVGDLFHAGENSDLEIFCEWRNRFSHLKIILVKGNHDRISEKFYHENCIDCVENSIEIPPFTFIHEPENGNEKFTISGHIHPGIVFYGKAKQAVKLSCFAISENQIILPAFSKFTGLDTKTLKDNFKYIAFTKGTVFEV
- a CDS encoding ligase-associated DNA damage response DEXH box helicase — its product is MPENFQNTEGFKIIQNWLDEKGFAPFGFQQETWEKFGKNYSGMVIAPTGFGKTFSVFLAVIIDFLNHPENYKDGLKLLWITPLRALAKDIAKAMTEAIDEIGLDWKVAVRNGDTPQSERVSQTKKMPEILIITPESLQLLLAQKNNQRFFKNLKCVAVDEWHELLGSKRGVLVELALSQILAYQKNVKIWGITATIGNLDEAMEVLIPYKIRKTKVVAKEKKKIDILPVFPDEVEILPWAGHLGAKLVDKVVPIILESKTTLVFTNTRSQAEMWYQMLLKEHPDFAGQIAIHHSSIDRELRIWIEENLSSGYLKAAISTSSLDLGVDFKPVDTVIQIGSSKGVARFLQRAGRSGHSPFETSKIYFVPTHSLELIEVSALKEAIKQKVIEPRIPQVMTFDVLVQFLMTLAVGDGFEEKKLFNQIKNTFAFREISEEEWASLLQFITVGGGALKNYQEYHKVVIEDGIYKVINRRIAMLHRMNIGVIVSDSMLKVKFVGGGYIGMIEEYFISRLKPDDRFILAGRVLEISHIKEMTVYVRNSKGKAQIPSYLGGRLPLTSYLSQFLRMKLSDSLQAKSSEKELKFLHPLLADQEENSHIPKDDEFLVEMIETRDGHHLFIYPFEGRLIHEVMSALIAFRISKITPISFSMAMNDYGFELLSSQEIPINEENLKKILSKENLIQDVLSSVNATEMARRKFRDIAVISGMVVQNYPGIQKNNKSLQASSGLIFNVLEDYNPENLLLKQAYTEVFNQQIDEHRLMEAFKRIENSKIILKFANAFTPLSFPIKVDSLRQSLSSEDLDAKILRMQKESMKRRS